Proteins found in one Phycodurus eques isolate BA_2022a chromosome 18, UOR_Pequ_1.1, whole genome shotgun sequence genomic segment:
- the znf512 gene encoding uncharacterized protein znf512, whose product MKRSYGGRRYQDLQSVSIDYPSSSCSGLAKGARLPPRLLLKDMWPHSRGTFQPQDRGAHSWTPNVQPAQEWLWTDGAGHSSQQHMWTVTTGRDEDRRQHQAFSGRASEPERTWNFCRNVFCRPGTEVANVGGVQNNADISMLQPGEEEEKKPPVTFSKKEPRTFAPGSQEERWQLQIVARGRAKCPKCKSVSRKTVEGLKKHMDNCSVVSTTHVQHKRLRANTAGSSSSLPRG is encoded by the exons ATGAAGAGAAGTTACGGTGGAAGAAG GTACCAGGACCTTCAAAGCGTCTCCATTGATTATCCAAGCAGCAGCTGCTCTGGTCTGGCCAAGGGTGCCAGGCTTCCTCCCAGACTGTTGTTGAAGGACATGTGGCCTCACAGCAGAGGAACCTTCCAGCCTCAGGACCGAGGTGCCCACTCCTGGACTCCAAATGTACAACCGGCACAGGAGTGGCTCTGGACAGACGGAGCAGGACACTCCAGTCAGCAGCATATGTGGACAGTCACAACAGGCAGGGACGAGGACAGACGCCAGCATCAGGCCTTCAGTGGTCGCGCTTCAGAACCAGAGCGGACTTGGAACTTTTGCAGAAACGTCTTCTGCAGGCCTG GTACTGAAGTAGCAAACGTTGGTGGTGTCCAAAACAACGCAGACATTTCCATGCTTCAGCCtggtgaggaagaggagaagaagcCACCAGTGACCTTCAGTAAGAAGGAGCCTCGCACCTTCGCCCCAG GAAGCCAGGAGGAGCGTTGGCAGCTCCAGATCGTCGCCAGAGGCCGAGCGAAGTGTCCCAAATGTAAAAGTGTGAGCAGGAAGACGGTGGAAGGTCTCAAGAAGCACATGGACAACTGCAGCGTGGTCAGCACCACTCACGTCCAACA CAAGCGTTTACGTGCCAACACTGCGGGAAGCAGCTCAAGTCTTCCACGGGGATGA
- the LOC133417353 gene encoding tigger transposable element-derived protein 1-like: MDSFFKMPPQKSSVRNKPKRTNIMRTIELKKELIAKFESGTRVSDLAAQYNMAKSTISTILKKKEAIKAADVAKGVKTLTSRRPYRMEDVEKLLLKWVTERQARGEKVSEPIICERARQLYSDLTRDSPGDSADDFKASRGWFENFKKRSGIRYVVRKRETLRADKEGAKKFAEEFQSFVGSEGFLPQQVFNCDETGLFWKKMPKRTYITREEKSLPGHKPMKDRLTLLLCANASGDCKVKPLLVYHSETPRAFKKNNVQKNKLSVMWRSNPKALVTRQFFTEWFQEVFTPSVAEYLTEKNLPLRALLVLDAAVAQPSGLGEDWSSDHDFITVKFLPPNTTPLLQPMDQQLISNFKKLYTKALFQRCFEVTMETNLTLREFWKDHFNILHCLTVLEKAWEQVTKRTVQLSWRKLWPASMVPRFFEGFEPDPALETDVVDEIVSLGKFMGLEVDSDDVEELVEEHTLMLSTDHLQDVQQQGLPEDASSEEEDAGWNDKIPTAEIKEMLGYWAKTQSLVAKWHPSVAVVKRNINLFDGNVVEHFRGILKSRKRQAALDSIFSKEEASCGSSSSGSELQASISGVKRRRKDCALEGDLDQAFTGEDSPSVE, encoded by the coding sequence ATGGACAGCTTCTTCAAAATGCCTCCCCAAAAGAGTTCGGTTCGTAATAAGCCGAAGCGAACAAACATAATGAGGACCATAGaactaaaaaaagaacttaTTGCCAAGTTTGAAAGCGGTACAAGGGTGTCCGACCTGGCCGCTCAGTACAACATGGCCAAGTCCACCATATCCaccattttgaaaaagaaagaagccATCAAAGCTGCCGATGTGGCAAAAGGAGTAAAAACGCTTACAAGCAGGAGACCTTATCGAATGGAAGATGTGGAGAAACTTCTACTTAAGTGGGTCACCGAGAGGCAGGCGAGGGGTGAAAAAGTGTCGGAGCCTATCATTTGCGAGCGCGCCCGGCAGCTGTACAGCGACCTGACTCGCGACAGCCCCGGGGACAGCGCGGACGACTTCAAGGCGAGCAGGGGCTGGTTTGAAAACTTTAAAAAGAGAAGCGGGATCCGCTACGTGGTCCGGAAGAGGGAGACCCTGCGTGCCGATAAAGAAGGTGCCAAGAAATTTGCGGAGGAGTTTCAGTCGTTTGTGGGGAGCGAAGGCTTTCTACCCCAGCAAGTGTTCAACTGCGATGAGACGGGACTCTTTTGGAAGAAGATGCCCAAGAGAACGTACATTACACGGGAAGAGAAAAGCCTGCCAGGACATAAGCCCATGAAAGACAGGCTGACTCTACTGCTGTGTGCTAACGCAAGCGGGGACTGCAAAGTCAAACCTCTGCTGGTGTACCACTCGGAAACCCCGAGAGCCTTTAAAAAGAACAATGTGCAGAAAAACAAGCTCAGCGTTATGTGGAGGTCCAATCCCAAAGCGCTGGTCACTAGGCAGTTCTTTACTGAGTGGTTCCAGGAGGTGTTTACTCCCAGCGTGGCGGAATACCTGACGGAGAAGAATCTTCCACTCAGGGCCCTTCTGGTCCTGGACGCCGCGGTGGCTCAGCCATCGGGGTTGGGAGAAGATTGGAGCAGTGACCACGACTTCATCACGGTCAAGTTTTTGCCGCCCAACACCACACCTCTGCTCCAGCCCATGGACCAGCAGCTCATCTCCAACTTCAAGAAGCTCTACACAAAGGCACTTTTCCAACGGTGCTTTGAGGTGACCATGGAGACCAATCTCACCTTGAGAGAATTTTGGAAAGACCACTTCAACATCCTCCACTGCTTGACCGTCTTGGAGAAAGCCTGGGAACAGGTCACCAAGAGGACGGTGCAGTTGTCCTGGAGGAAGCTGTGGCCAGCCTCCATGGTGCCCAGGTTTTTCGAAGGCTTTGAACCCGACCCCGCTCTGGAAACGGACGTGGTGGACGAGATCGTGTCCCTGGGCAAGTTCATGGGCCTGGAGGTAGACAGCGACGACGTGGAGGAGCTAGTGGAAGAGCACACCCTGATGCTCTCCACCGACCACCTGCAGGACGTCCAGCAGCAAGGCCTTCCCGAGGACGCGTCCTCCGAGGAGGAAGACGCCGGCTGGAACGACAAAATTCCCACCGCGGAAATCAAGGAGATGCTGGGCTACTGGGCCAAGACGCAGAGTCTGGTGGCCAAGTGGCACCCGAGTGTCGCCGTGGTGAAGAGGAACATCAACCTGTTCGACGGCAACGTGGTCGAGCACTTCCGAGGCATCCTGAAAAGTCGCAAGAGGCAAGCGGCTTTGGACAGCATCTTCTCCAAAGAAGAAGCCAGTTGtggaagcagcagcagcggtaGTGAGCTTCAAGCCTCCATCAGCGGAGTTAAGAGGAGAAGGAAGGACTGTGCGCTGGAAGGTGACTTGGATCAAGCCTTTACGGGAGAGGACTCGCCTTCTGTGGAGTGA